From Chlamydiifrater volucris, one genomic window encodes:
- a CDS encoding alpha/beta hydrolase family protein yields MMFSGWLPLLISASIVMPSALFGEYKASLPGVPEDLITINPLPEESFYHEKRYPFSVESGEKTLIGVYHKPLTTPPPAGFPAVILFHGFRGSKIGHGSSYIRVATSLSKRGIAVFRVDLAGCGDSEGLPEAVPLTEYMSNCEDIVGRIAEHPDIDINRIGLAGFSYGCHLALTIAKKYDQKLINVKAISIWAPIADGTLLFKELLDKVRVDSPGQENNNIGELVSLCKEFGFLSFPLVLMEGDINILCSIHDYILINHLRPSTKILHLQGEKDLIISDQQRKIFLYGSPKNVSFIRFPETGHGFGGSPHEKAITETIASHFEEAL; encoded by the coding sequence ATGATGTTTTCTGGCTGGCTACCTCTTCTAATCTCAGCTTCGATAGTTATGCCAAGCGCCTTGTTCGGGGAATATAAAGCTAGCCTGCCTGGCGTCCCAGAGGACCTTATAACGATAAACCCCCTCCCCGAGGAGAGCTTTTATCATGAGAAGCGGTATCCTTTTTCGGTGGAAAGCGGAGAAAAAACTCTCATAGGGGTCTATCACAAACCTTTGACAACTCCTCCTCCTGCAGGATTTCCAGCTGTTATCTTATTTCACGGGTTTCGAGGGTCAAAAATAGGCCACGGAAGTTCTTACATTCGGGTAGCTACCAGCCTATCTAAGCGCGGTATTGCAGTGTTTCGCGTAGACTTGGCAGGATGCGGAGACAGCGAAGGTCTTCCCGAAGCTGTTCCTCTAACAGAATATATGAGCAACTGTGAAGATATCGTGGGGAGAATAGCTGAGCATCCAGATATTGATATTAACCGGATCGGCCTGGCGGGGTTTTCCTACGGGTGTCATCTGGCCTTGACTATCGCGAAAAAGTACGATCAAAAGTTGATAAATGTGAAGGCGATTTCTATATGGGCTCCCATAGCTGATGGTACCTTACTGTTCAAAGAACTGCTCGACAAGGTACGTGTAGACTCTCCGGGGCAGGAAAATAATAACATTGGCGAGTTGGTGTCTCTGTGTAAGGAATTTGGGTTCTTATCCTTTCCTCTAGTCCTCATGGAAGGCGATATCAATATTTTGTGTTCTATCCATGATTACATCCTGATCAATCATTTAAGACCTTCCACAAAAATTCTTCATCTTCAAGGGGAAAAAGACCTAATTATATCTGATCAACAAAGGAAGATCTTCCTTTACGGCTCTCCAAAAAATGTTTCTTTTATCCGTTTCCCTGAGACGGGGCATGGCTTTGGAGGATCTCCTCACGAAAAGGCTATAACGGAGACAATAGCTTCTCATTTTGAAGAAGCTTTATGA
- the ligA gene encoding NAD-dependent DNA ligase LigA has protein sequence MTGVLVDKQAYLDLCKLVEEHDYRYYVLHAPSISDYEYDCLVRQLESIEKKHPDWKVPSSPTEKLGDNISKGATVASHQVSMLSIANAYSMEELCEFFDRIEKILGFSPEYTAELKIDGIAVSLHYEKGFFKQALSRGDGRVGEDITANIRTIRNLPKRLADEYAARFPVFDVRGEVYLPKVAFEEINKLQAREGRPLFANPRNTAGGTLKLLSPEEVGRRNLHISMYGMFLGDFCEKLSSHYDALLLCSEMGFPVDSRPSRCTSFEDAKEYIQNIEQIRDDLPMEIDGVVIKVNDVDARDLLGATGKHYRWAIAYKFAPEQAETLVKDIVIQVGRTGVLTPVALLEPVSLSGSIVSRATLHNEEEVKRKDIRVGDSVLIEKGGDIIPKVVKVCLAKRPDGSKPWSMPDICPVCFSKVERKAGEVLVRCGNPLCSASEIGRLHFFVSKPAFDVDHVGPKIISKLFEIGLVTRRSDIFRLRREDLEKIPGFKEKSVRNILNSIERSKNISLGRFIFSLGIPLVGASTAEILARRYGTLEAFWSATKEELVSIGGVGEKVAESIVRFTSCIENSREVKELLSLGVSIEPTKISLENHESSTFHNKTVVITGTLEGFTRKEAERAVLSRGGKVSSSVSSSTDYLVVGDSPGSKYRKALELGITILDEEGFRASL, from the coding sequence ATGACGGGTGTTCTTGTGGATAAACAGGCCTATCTAGATCTGTGTAAGTTAGTGGAGGAGCATGATTATAGGTATTATGTTTTGCATGCTCCAAGCATCTCAGATTATGAGTATGACTGTTTAGTAAGACAATTAGAGAGTATAGAAAAAAAACATCCGGATTGGAAAGTACCTTCATCTCCTACCGAAAAACTGGGGGACAACATCAGTAAAGGTGCCACGGTAGCGTCACACCAAGTATCGATGTTGTCTATTGCTAACGCGTACTCTATGGAGGAATTGTGCGAGTTTTTTGATCGAATAGAAAAAATACTAGGTTTTTCTCCTGAATACACAGCAGAATTGAAGATAGATGGCATCGCTGTTTCTTTGCATTATGAGAAAGGTTTTTTTAAACAAGCTCTTAGCAGAGGGGATGGTAGGGTTGGAGAGGACATTACAGCAAATATTCGAACGATAAGAAATCTTCCTAAACGGTTGGCAGATGAGTATGCGGCACGCTTTCCGGTTTTTGATGTCCGAGGAGAAGTGTACCTTCCTAAGGTGGCTTTTGAAGAGATTAATAAGTTGCAAGCGAGGGAGGGAAGGCCTTTGTTCGCGAACCCGAGGAATACTGCTGGGGGCACTTTGAAATTATTGTCTCCAGAAGAAGTTGGTAGACGGAATTTGCATATTTCTATGTATGGGATGTTTCTAGGAGATTTTTGTGAGAAGCTATCTTCACATTACGACGCACTCCTTCTGTGTTCTGAAATGGGGTTTCCTGTCGATAGTCGTCCCTCTAGATGCACATCTTTCGAAGATGCTAAAGAATATATTCAAAACATAGAGCAAATACGGGACGATTTACCTATGGAAATTGATGGCGTGGTCATCAAGGTCAATGATGTTGACGCTAGGGATCTTTTAGGAGCCACAGGAAAGCATTACCGTTGGGCTATAGCTTACAAATTTGCCCCGGAGCAAGCGGAGACCCTTGTAAAGGACATCGTGATTCAGGTCGGGCGAACGGGAGTGTTGACTCCCGTTGCTTTATTGGAACCTGTATCTCTTTCTGGCAGTATAGTATCTCGGGCAACTCTTCACAATGAGGAAGAGGTGAAAAGAAAAGATATTCGTGTAGGGGATAGTGTACTCATAGAGAAGGGGGGGGATATTATTCCCAAGGTTGTGAAAGTTTGCTTAGCCAAAAGACCAGACGGTAGTAAACCTTGGAGTATGCCGGATATTTGTCCTGTTTGTTTCTCAAAGGTTGAGAGGAAAGCTGGTGAGGTTCTCGTCCGCTGTGGGAATCCTCTTTGCTCGGCTAGCGAGATAGGCAGGTTACATTTTTTTGTCAGCAAACCTGCTTTTGATGTGGATCATGTAGGGCCTAAGATTATTTCCAAATTATTTGAGATAGGCTTAGTGACTCGTCGATCTGATATTTTTCGGCTTAGACGAGAAGATCTTGAGAAGATTCCTGGATTTAAGGAGAAGTCTGTAAGGAATATCCTAAACTCCATAGAGAGGTCTAAAAATATCTCTTTAGGGAGGTTTATTTTTTCTTTGGGAATACCTCTGGTTGGGGCCAGTACTGCAGAAATTCTAGCAAGGCGTTATGGAACTTTAGAGGCATTTTGGTCGGCAACCAAGGAAGAATTAGTATCTATCGGGGGGGTAGGAGAAAAAGTAGCGGAATCTATAGTCCGGTTTACTTCTTGTATAGAGAATTCTAGAGAGGTCAAGGAGCTGCTATCTTTAGGGGTTTCTATAGAGCCTACCAAGATTTCTTTAGAGAATCATGAATCTTCTACCTTCCATAATAAGACTGTCGTTATCACGGGGACTTTAGAAGGATTTACAAGGAAAGAGGCTGAGAGAGCCGTTTTATCCAGAGGGGGTAAGGTATCTTCTTCTGTTTCTTCTTCCACGGATTATTTAGTTGTGGGAGATTCTCCTGGGTCAAAGTACAGGAAAGCCTTAGAATTAGGAATAACCATTCTTGATGAAGAAGGTTTTCGTGCATCGCTTTAG
- a CDS encoding diphosphate--fructose-6-phosphate 1-phosphotransferase, translating to MELLSLNKSYFELQRLRYRPEALSFLETIRFLHILPTLHTPHASPECEEELKKTLPFLSSVPTVTLVKGDDSPSSPLRIGVLLSGGQAPGGHNVVIGLFEALKVFNKKTKIFGFIKGPLGLIQGVYKELDVATIYNYYNTGGFDMLSSSREKIHTENQKSSVLKTVKKLKLDGLLIIGGDNSNTDTAMLAEYFLSHNCKTVVIGVPKTIDGDLKNRWIETPLGFHTSCSTYSEMIGNLAKDTLSIRKYHHFIRLMGQSASYTTLECSLRTHPNIALISESLASEGKTLKEISFRIAEILWRRSQENKNYSIILIPEGLIQHVKDTKNLLIELNALIAQGELTPESIVNQLSSYSKQAFFNLPEEIQSQLLLARDSYGNVRVSKIAMEELLSTMVKEALKSFPDTVPFQPVTHFFGYESRAGFPSNFDANYAITLGIFSALFLVRGHTGYMVTVKGLAKEYSQWEGGGVPLFNMMHMEKRGSNHVAVIKTDDVDTSSTAFKKLSQTEEDRAYRDNYSFPGPLQFFGSEDLCDQRPLTLLTEWNQRHVRETGETV from the coding sequence ATGGAATTACTTTCCTTAAACAAGAGCTATTTCGAGCTGCAGAGACTGCGTTATCGGCCAGAAGCTTTATCTTTCCTTGAAACTATTCGCTTCTTACATATCTTACCGACCCTTCACACCCCCCACGCATCTCCAGAATGTGAAGAAGAATTAAAAAAAACTCTCCCTTTCCTCAGTTCCGTCCCCACTGTCACCTTGGTCAAAGGAGACGATTCCCCTTCGTCACCATTACGGATTGGTGTTCTTCTCTCCGGGGGACAGGCTCCTGGAGGACATAATGTTGTCATTGGTTTATTCGAAGCTCTCAAAGTTTTTAATAAAAAAACTAAAATCTTCGGATTCATTAAAGGTCCTTTAGGACTGATCCAAGGGGTATATAAAGAGTTAGACGTTGCCACCATATACAACTATTACAACACTGGAGGTTTTGATATGCTCTCCTCCAGTAGAGAGAAAATCCACACTGAAAACCAGAAATCATCCGTACTTAAAACGGTGAAAAAATTAAAACTTGATGGGCTTTTAATCATAGGCGGAGATAACTCCAACACAGACACGGCCATGCTCGCTGAGTATTTCCTCTCCCATAATTGCAAGACTGTCGTTATCGGCGTCCCTAAGACTATCGATGGAGACCTCAAAAACCGTTGGATAGAAACCCCTCTTGGTTTTCATACCTCTTGCTCAACATACTCCGAAATGATCGGAAATCTAGCCAAGGATACTTTGTCGATAAGAAAGTATCACCATTTTATCCGCCTGATGGGGCAATCTGCGTCCTACACTACCTTGGAATGCTCCTTGAGGACTCATCCTAATATAGCTTTAATTAGTGAGTCTCTCGCATCGGAAGGAAAAACTCTGAAGGAAATTAGTTTCAGAATAGCCGAGATCTTATGGCGGAGGTCTCAAGAAAATAAAAATTATTCTATTATTCTCATTCCCGAGGGACTTATTCAGCACGTAAAAGACACCAAAAATCTGCTCATTGAACTGAATGCTCTCATCGCTCAAGGTGAATTAACTCCAGAATCCATAGTAAATCAACTTTCTTCTTACTCCAAACAAGCTTTCTTCAACTTACCAGAAGAAATTCAATCTCAGCTTCTGCTTGCTCGAGATTCTTACGGAAACGTTAGAGTATCAAAAATTGCTATGGAAGAATTACTATCGACAATGGTTAAAGAAGCACTAAAAAGCTTCCCTGACACTGTCCCTTTCCAACCAGTCACCCATTTTTTTGGGTACGAGTCCAGAGCCGGTTTCCCCTCAAATTTTGATGCAAACTATGCCATTACGCTAGGAATCTTTTCTGCTCTTTTCCTTGTTAGAGGGCACACAGGGTATATGGTTACAGTTAAAGGCCTAGCTAAAGAATATTCTCAATGGGAAGGAGGAGGCGTTCCTCTTTTTAATATGATGCATATGGAAAAACGTGGCAGCAATCATGTGGCTGTGATTAAAACGGATGACGTAGACACTTCCAGCACAGCTTTCAAAAAACTGTCACAGACGGAAGAAGATAGGGCCTACAGAGATAACTACTCATTCCCTGGCCCCCTACAGTTCTTTGGAAGCGAAGATCTTTGCGATCAACGCCCTCTAACTTTGCTCACCGAGTGGAATCAAAGACATGTCCGGGAGACCGGAGAGACAGTATAG
- the leuS gene encoding leucine--tRNA ligase yields the protein MHYDPSMIESKWQTFWKDSKAFKAFEDASKKKYYILDMFPYPSGAGLHVGHLIGYTATDIVARYKRARGFSVMHPMGWDSFGLPAEQYAIRTGTHPGEITKKNIANFRKQLSAMGFSYDEDREFATSDPKYFKWTQKLFSILHSQGLAYMADMAVNYCPELGTVLSNEEVEDGFSVEGGYPVERRMLRQWVLKITAYADKLLEGLDELDWPESVKQLQRSWIGRSEGAEVQFAIEGKNKTLTVFTTRPETLAGVTFLVISPEHPLVADLISANTRESVEAYLSEASRKSERDRVSEGKIKTGVFSGSMVIHPITGQSIPVWISDYVVVGYGFGAVMGVPAHDERDKEFAEVFNLDIKGVICPDSQCCINSNFGDFCLNGLSIDRASDYVVRYLEKKKIGKAKVSYKLRDWLFSRQRYWGEPFPILHFEDGTYRVLEDDELPIVPPNVSDYKPDGLGKGPLARVSEWVNIQDPKTGKRAMRETHTMPQWAGSCWYYLRFCDATNDEAPWSESKERYWMPVDLYIGGAEHAVLHLLYARFWHRVFYDCGLVSTPEPFKKLVNQGLVLSTSYRIPGKGYVSPEDVVERNGQYFSKSGDALLVRQEKMSKSKLNGIDPQEIITEFGADALRMYAMFSGPLDKNKLWCNQSIAGCRRFLNRLYELSTSEKVCSQPADFDANVLVHKLIKKITEDIETLSLNTIPSAFMEFLNAFSKLPVYPKESLEVVFKLLAPIAPHVAEELWVLFGNQPGIDHAGWPTYDDKYLVSAIVVYVVQVNGKVRSRIEVSVEESREEILSKAKESVFKYLEGERIKKEIVVPGKLVSFAV from the coding sequence ATGCATTATGATCCCTCTATGATTGAATCGAAGTGGCAAACATTTTGGAAAGATTCAAAAGCGTTTAAAGCGTTTGAAGATGCTTCCAAAAAAAAATATTATATCTTGGACATGTTTCCCTATCCTTCGGGGGCGGGACTGCACGTAGGTCATTTAATCGGATATACAGCCACGGATATCGTAGCGCGTTATAAGAGAGCTCGAGGATTTTCTGTAATGCATCCCATGGGGTGGGATAGCTTTGGCTTACCTGCAGAACAATACGCAATCCGCACAGGCACACATCCGGGAGAAATAACTAAGAAGAACATAGCTAACTTTAGGAAACAGCTCAGTGCTATGGGATTTTCTTACGATGAGGATAGAGAGTTTGCTACAAGCGACCCGAAATATTTCAAATGGACGCAAAAGTTATTTTCAATTCTCCATAGTCAAGGATTAGCCTACATGGCCGACATGGCAGTCAATTATTGTCCAGAGTTGGGAACGGTGTTGTCCAATGAGGAAGTAGAAGATGGATTTTCCGTGGAGGGTGGATACCCCGTAGAGAGACGTATGCTCAGGCAATGGGTGCTCAAAATAACTGCTTATGCTGATAAGTTACTAGAAGGTTTAGACGAACTTGATTGGCCAGAAAGTGTTAAGCAGCTACAGAGAAGTTGGATAGGCAGATCCGAGGGAGCTGAGGTTCAGTTTGCCATTGAAGGAAAGAACAAAACTCTGACAGTGTTTACAACAAGACCAGAGACTTTAGCGGGTGTTACTTTTCTAGTTATATCCCCAGAACATCCTTTGGTGGCAGATTTAATTAGTGCAAATACTCGTGAATCTGTAGAAGCATATTTGAGCGAGGCTTCGAGAAAGAGCGAGAGAGATAGGGTTTCCGAGGGGAAGATCAAAACAGGAGTGTTTAGTGGCAGTATGGTGATTCATCCAATTACCGGGCAGTCCATTCCTGTGTGGATTTCTGATTATGTTGTGGTTGGTTATGGTTTCGGAGCTGTGATGGGGGTCCCCGCTCATGATGAAAGGGATAAGGAGTTTGCTGAGGTGTTTAACTTGGACATTAAGGGAGTCATTTGTCCAGATTCTCAGTGTTGTATCAATAGCAATTTTGGAGATTTTTGTTTGAACGGTCTCTCTATTGATAGAGCTTCTGACTACGTAGTAAGGTATCTTGAGAAAAAGAAGATAGGGAAAGCAAAAGTATCCTACAAGTTGAGAGACTGGTTATTTTCTCGCCAACGTTACTGGGGAGAACCTTTCCCAATACTCCATTTTGAGGACGGAACATACAGAGTATTGGAAGATGATGAGCTTCCAATTGTTCCTCCTAACGTCAGTGACTACAAGCCTGATGGTCTCGGAAAGGGGCCTTTAGCAAGAGTTTCTGAGTGGGTAAACATTCAAGATCCGAAGACGGGAAAACGTGCCATGAGGGAGACACACACCATGCCCCAGTGGGCGGGTTCTTGTTGGTATTATTTGCGTTTTTGTGATGCTACCAATGATGAAGCCCCTTGGAGTGAATCTAAGGAGCGTTATTGGATGCCTGTTGATTTGTATATAGGCGGAGCTGAACATGCTGTTTTGCACTTATTGTATGCTAGATTTTGGCATAGAGTGTTTTACGACTGTGGATTGGTTTCTACTCCAGAACCTTTCAAAAAATTAGTTAATCAGGGGTTAGTGTTGTCTACGTCGTATCGTATTCCTGGCAAAGGATATGTGTCTCCAGAGGATGTTGTAGAGAGAAATGGGCAGTATTTTTCCAAATCAGGAGATGCATTATTAGTTCGCCAAGAAAAGATGTCTAAGTCAAAGCTCAATGGAATAGATCCTCAGGAAATAATTACAGAATTTGGCGCCGACGCTTTGAGGATGTATGCAATGTTTTCTGGGCCTTTGGATAAGAATAAGCTTTGGTGTAATCAAAGTATCGCTGGCTGCAGGAGATTTTTGAACCGTTTATATGAGTTATCTACTTCGGAAAAGGTTTGTAGTCAACCTGCTGATTTTGATGCAAATGTCTTAGTTCACAAGTTAATCAAGAAGATTACTGAGGATATAGAAACTCTGTCGCTGAATACCATACCATCAGCTTTTATGGAGTTTTTAAATGCGTTTTCTAAGTTGCCTGTTTATCCAAAAGAGTCTTTGGAAGTAGTATTCAAATTATTAGCTCCTATAGCACCACATGTAGCAGAAGAATTATGGGTTCTTTTTGGTAATCAACCGGGGATAGATCATGCTGGATGGCCTACCTATGACGATAAATACCTAGTATCAGCGATTGTCGTGTACGTTGTTCAAGTTAATGGAAAAGTGAGAAGTCGTATAGAAGTTTCCGTAGAAGAGTCCAGGGAGGAAATTTTGTCTAAAGCTAAAGAATCTGTTTTCAAGTACTTGGAAGGTGAAAGAATAAAGAAAGAAATAGTAGTTCCAGGAAAGCTTGTGAGTTTTGCTGTATGA
- a CDS encoding 3-deoxy-D-manno-octulosonic acid transferase: MRKRLFRIAYDTGLVIAFLIALPKIFYKMIVYGKYKKDIGVRFGFKIPEVRTTSEDTSLVWFHGASVGEIRLLLPLVRRMFEEYPDTKAVVTACTEAGVSEAEKLFTPLGVSTFVMPLDLGCVIRPVVRFLKPSLVILSEGDCWYNFLHAAKEFGAKAVVVNGRMSESSRKRFHAIKYLARNCFSPVDLFCLQDEVQQERFISAGVPEEKIRITGNIKTAFSLDVDNGALRGFWRERLRLSRREKLLVLGSTHRVEEHLWIKTFMELKLAHPHLKVLFAPRHIERSRELEEDLRRSGVVYGVWSCQDAFDIKDVIIFDEIGSLADLYAAADYAFVGGTFDAKIGGHNLLEPLFRAVPLLFGPHIFSQSEIGKKILSYGCGILLGNEKSLVADMMHILSDPEEAKACVSAGKRFLENECQALEYTWKEVKSYIPIDKK, translated from the coding sequence ATGAGAAAACGATTATTCCGCATAGCCTACGATACAGGTCTTGTTATAGCCTTTTTGATAGCTCTTCCCAAAATCTTTTATAAGATGATTGTTTATGGAAAGTATAAAAAAGACATAGGTGTTCGGTTTGGTTTTAAGATTCCCGAAGTGCGCACAACTTCAGAGGATACCTCCTTGGTTTGGTTTCATGGCGCTTCTGTTGGGGAAATTCGTTTGTTGCTTCCGCTGGTTCGTCGGATGTTTGAGGAGTATCCGGATACGAAAGCTGTTGTCACAGCTTGCACTGAGGCTGGAGTTTCTGAGGCAGAAAAACTTTTTACTCCTTTGGGGGTATCGACTTTTGTTATGCCGTTGGATTTAGGGTGTGTGATCCGTCCCGTGGTTAGATTTTTGAAACCTTCTTTGGTAATTCTCTCTGAAGGGGATTGTTGGTATAACTTTTTACATGCGGCAAAGGAGTTTGGAGCCAAGGCCGTAGTAGTTAATGGTCGTATGTCTGAGTCGTCGAGAAAGAGATTTCACGCGATCAAGTACTTAGCTAGAAATTGTTTTTCTCCGGTAGATTTGTTTTGTTTGCAAGATGAAGTACAGCAGGAACGTTTCATCAGTGCCGGAGTTCCAGAGGAGAAGATACGCATAACAGGTAACATCAAAACAGCTTTTTCTTTAGATGTGGATAATGGGGCGCTTAGGGGGTTCTGGAGAGAACGTTTGAGACTCTCTAGGAGGGAGAAACTTTTGGTGTTAGGTTCAACGCATCGTGTGGAAGAACACCTATGGATTAAAACTTTTATGGAATTGAAGCTGGCTCATCCGCATCTCAAGGTTCTTTTTGCTCCAAGGCATATAGAGCGAAGTAGGGAGTTGGAGGAAGATTTGCGACGTAGTGGAGTAGTATATGGTGTATGGAGTTGTCAGGATGCATTTGATATTAAAGATGTAATCATTTTCGATGAAATAGGTTCATTAGCTGATTTATACGCCGCTGCGGACTATGCTTTTGTAGGGGGGACTTTTGATGCTAAAATCGGTGGACATAACCTTTTAGAACCCCTATTTAGGGCTGTTCCATTGCTTTTTGGCCCCCATATTTTTTCTCAATCCGAAATAGGTAAAAAAATTCTTTCCTATGGCTGCGGAATTCTTCTAGGGAATGAGAAGAGTCTAGTTGCTGACATGATGCACATATTATCTGATCCTGAAGAAGCAAAAGCGTGTGTGTCTGCAGGTAAGAGATTCCTGGAGAACGAGTGCCAGGCGTTAGAATACACTTGGAAAGAAGTAAAAAGCTATATTCCTATTGATAAAAAATAA
- a CDS encoding alpha/beta hydrolase family protein, translated as MNLSIAEHVTTKYETRTSVSVVSVRDTKLFGMLHKPLHVRTPPLVLIFHGLASHKYGRRRYLVHLSSMLACKGCACLRMDLPGSGDSEGSLSDFSLQDFQNACRDVLAFASSINGVDTSRVAVYGSSLGGSLVTSIAKEFSFLKGIVLWASVMRGSVWLKDSLHLPIFQKTHSKTAQNTFVYEGYPLSREFQKEFLLLDVLSDAAGLSENIPLLYLQSENDPLVSSKHGDLFVNFFTNKGHETKRIIYPGSEHHFTESPHYETILSDITDWLEYKLNPSKEK; from the coding sequence ATGAATCTTTCCATAGCAGAGCATGTAACAACAAAATATGAAACAAGGACTTCGGTTTCCGTGGTCTCCGTTAGAGACACAAAGTTGTTTGGAATGCTTCATAAGCCGTTGCATGTGAGGACCCCTCCTCTCGTTCTAATTTTTCATGGGTTGGCATCTCACAAATATGGGCGAAGGAGATATCTTGTGCATCTAAGTTCGATGCTTGCGTGTAAGGGCTGTGCTTGCTTGCGTATGGACCTGCCGGGCTCTGGCGATAGCGAAGGTTCTCTTTCAGACTTTTCTCTACAAGATTTCCAAAATGCTTGTCGAGACGTATTGGCTTTTGCTTCGTCTATAAATGGCGTAGATACTTCTCGTGTAGCCGTCTATGGGTCATCTCTAGGGGGATCATTGGTCACGTCGATAGCCAAAGAGTTCTCTTTCCTAAAAGGTATCGTCCTGTGGGCATCAGTAATGAGAGGGTCTGTGTGGCTAAAAGATTCCTTACATCTGCCCATTTTCCAAAAAACACACTCAAAAACGGCTCAAAATACTTTTGTGTATGAAGGCTACCCTCTTTCCCGAGAGTTCCAGAAAGAGTTTCTTCTTTTGGATGTTCTTTCCGACGCAGCTGGTCTGTCAGAGAATATTCCTCTCTTGTACTTACAGTCGGAAAATGATCCCTTAGTTTCCTCGAAACACGGAGACCTCTTTGTGAACTTTTTCACGAACAAAGGCCATGAAACTAAACGTATCATCTATCCAGGCTCAGAGCATCATTTTACTGAAAGTCCGCACTACGAGACTATTCTTTCCGACATAACGGACTGGTTAGAGTATAAATTAAATCCTTCTAAAGAAAAGTAA
- a CDS encoding FAD-dependent monooxygenase, translating to MAEVLVIGANPTGLILASHLIARGFSVKLIDHREGPDGPVGSSDAQDVPAILSCSSLELLAGMNLLDDFPNRGHKLLGAQYNWHKKTIAFKFNPPSHSATPYSLSTTYKTLEKFLIDKFCNLGGVIDWNMRPVTLVDNNIFIEKISEANNFENREILSPKWILACESDDNRNVRELIKAGGKFKKLTKESCTVFCRESDHLSDDYIHILPANGSFLNFAFYNPHLESRVLWLSGVSHPSPKLCKKILYTNNLVLQPEGSSIRTTHFSLPESHHNILFVGNSANTFSLSYLSGVNSNIHAACNLAWKLLLVLKKESPKTLLTSKEVKESRMLPYVGKHMQKKPHHLPFYGSLSSAFVYWFLKSYCRVFPGKKEYYRPHQALRYTNSAIIKNSSKEKNSSELRPGSRAIDIKLDDGSFLLDSLEGFKHLLIFFKDRPELINAIKEEYGDWIEVIVAKDPKIFSSYNATSETLFVIRPDRYIGYCTHSFKLQELISYLLRIFVKPAV from the coding sequence ATGGCCGAAGTTTTGGTTATCGGAGCCAACCCAACAGGGTTAATCCTAGCATCTCACCTCATTGCTAGAGGTTTTTCTGTAAAACTTATTGATCACCGAGAGGGTCCTGACGGACCTGTGGGCAGTTCTGATGCTCAAGATGTTCCCGCTATTCTTTCCTGTTCCTCTCTAGAGCTTTTAGCTGGAATGAACCTTTTAGATGATTTTCCTAACCGGGGACATAAACTTTTGGGCGCTCAGTATAATTGGCATAAAAAGACTATAGCTTTCAAATTCAACCCACCCTCACACTCTGCCACGCCCTACTCCTTATCAACTACTTATAAAACTTTAGAAAAATTTTTAATCGATAAATTTTGCAACCTCGGTGGTGTCATCGATTGGAACATGCGTCCTGTGACCCTTGTCGACAATAATATCTTCATTGAAAAGATTTCTGAAGCTAATAACTTTGAAAACAGAGAGATTTTGTCTCCCAAATGGATCCTAGCGTGCGAATCTGATGATAATCGAAACGTTAGAGAGCTTATAAAAGCTGGTGGTAAATTCAAAAAGCTCACAAAAGAAAGTTGCACGGTCTTTTGTAGAGAGAGCGACCATTTAAGTGATGATTACATTCACATTCTGCCCGCCAATGGAAGCTTCTTGAATTTTGCTTTTTATAACCCGCATTTGGAGAGCCGTGTTCTCTGGTTGTCAGGGGTTTCTCATCCCTCTCCCAAGTTGTGCAAAAAAATCTTATATACTAACAACTTAGTTCTTCAGCCTGAAGGCTCTTCCATCAGAACAACACACTTCTCTTTGCCTGAAAGCCACCATAATATTTTGTTTGTAGGAAACTCTGCTAACACCTTCTCTTTGTCTTACCTTTCTGGAGTCAACAGTAACATACACGCTGCTTGTAACTTGGCCTGGAAGCTCTTGCTGGTACTCAAAAAAGAATCTCCCAAAACGTTGTTAACTTCCAAAGAAGTCAAAGAAAGTCGCATGCTCCCTTACGTCGGCAAACACATGCAGAAAAAGCCTCATCATTTACCTTTCTATGGCTCTCTTTCATCAGCCTTTGTTTACTGGTTTTTAAAAAGCTACTGCCGAGTCTTTCCCGGAAAGAAAGAGTATTATCGCCCACACCAAGCCCTTCGTTACACGAACAGTGCGATCATCAAAAATTCAAGCAAAGAAAAGAATTCTTCTGAATTACGCCCTGGGAGCAGGGCCATTGACATAAAATTAGATGATGGTTCCTTTCTTTTGGACTCTCTTGAAGGTTTTAAACATTTGCTTATCTTCTTTAAGGATAGACCAGAGCTCATAAATGCTATCAAAGAGGAGTACGGTGACTGGATTGAAGTCATCGTAGCTAAAGATCCGAAAATCTTTTCTTCCTACAACGCTACATCGGAAACCTTGTTTGTTATCAGGCCAGATCGTTACATAGGGTACTGCACACATTCTTTCAAATTGCAAGAATTGATATCCTACCTTCTACGCATCTTTGTGAAGCCCGCTGTCTAG